In the Dysidea avara chromosome 14, odDysAvar1.4, whole genome shotgun sequence genome, AAGGCAACCTATACAGAACGGATCTCCCTGTCCTCCTTCGGAAACACCGTATCTGCTACTAGATCCTTACAAGTAGCCAGTATTTCAGTGCACACACAAGACCAGAGTGCCATACCAATGTCAGTCTTGGTAGTACCCAAACTTGCAGCCCCACTACAGAACTCTGTACGTATGGAAAAAGGAACATGCCTTACTTGAAAGACCTGAAACTAGCCCACCCTGTTACCGAGGATGACAACTTTGAGATCAATATTCTTGTGGGGACTGACTACTATTGGACGTTCGTCCAAGACCACATCATTCGTGGcaattaggcatgaggctattatgctccaaaaattgagcattatgcttttgagcagtgctcaaaaaatcacctattatgcttttgagaattgcccattattcccaaaattatgccaccataattggctaataatgccagtttattgctgtatcagaccattttcattgatgtttaagcttcaaatagtcttgaattctttagctggttgctgtattagagaatttcatttcaatatgactgctttattagagtaaataatattcaatgactgttctattagagtttctgactgctctattagagtatctcgatgcaatctgcagattttcctattgttaaagctttataatcacctcaaaatgctagcataattcctgatttccacacatacctattatgcccgaaattatgccagcataatcgccgcatccctagtgGCAATGGCCCTACTGCAGTCCAGTCTCGCTTGGGTCACTTACTCTCTGCCCCTCTGTTACATTCATCTGCAGCGGTATCCCTTGTTCATGTCAACTTTACTGCTATGGACAAACAGGACCTGGACGCTTTCTGGACGACTGAAGCAGGTGGAATCTCCTCCAGCACAATGGATACTGATGATTCCTTCATGAAGGCCTACATGCAGAGCAGTATTAAACGCCAGCCTGATGGAGCCTTATCACTTAAGTTCCCATGGAAAGAGGATCATCCTCCTCTGTCCTCGAACTTCTCCATCTGTGCAAAGTGCACCAGATGTTTGGCTCAGCGGTTAGCCAAAACCCCAGAATTGCTGCAAATGTATGGCAAAATTCTTTCTGACCAGGAAAAGAAAGGGTTTATTGAAAAGGTGAATGACTTCAAAACTCACCTGGCACACTACATACCTCATAGACCGGTTAGGAAAGATTCAGATACCACACCTATCAGAATCGTTTACGACTGCAGTTGCAAACAGTCATCCCAGCATCCTAGTTTAAACGATTGCCTTCTCATTGGCCCGCCTTTCCTTAACCACCTCTGTGCCATACTTTTGCACTTTCGTCTTTATGTGCATGCTGTCTCTGCTGACATCGAGAAAGTATTTCTCCATGTTCAACTCGATGAATCAGACAGAGATTGCACTCGCTTCCTTTGGCTTTCTAACCCACAAGATCCGAGTAGCCCTTTCCAGCCTTACCATTTCAAGGTTGTCTTATTTGGTGCTAGCTGTTCACCATTCATGCCCAATGCAGCAATCACATTTCACTTACAGCAGCATCCATCACCAGTATCCACCAGCATCTTGAGGAGACTATATGTTGACAATGTTGTCTCAGGCTGTGACACCGAGCAAGAGCCCCTCCAATTCTTCCTAGAGTCCTGATCACTGATGAACATATCTAAATTTAATCTACGTACTTGGGCTTCTAACAGTCAATCTTTGAGGGACTTAGCTAAACAGCACAATGTTGCTGATGAGAAGAGATTGTTAAAGTTCTTGGATTGTGCTGGAATGTCAAACTCGATCGACTAGCTATGTAAACAGCAGCGCCATATGCCTTTGGGCTGGCATCAGCAAAGACATGTAAGATAGTAGGGGAAGGTTCTCCCATTCAGAGCATAGGAATATACAGTCGTGGGAAATGCTGTTGTAAGGCAACTGAGATGTCCGCTACAACGGAAGCCCACTTGAGCTGGTAGGTTTCGTTCAATTCAGTGTCCCAAGCTGCATACATTGTCTTGCCAAAAATCTTGAAGTAGTAGCTTGGCTGTTATAGTCACTGGAGTGATTAGGCCTAGAGGGTCAAAGATTGATGAGATGTAGTGGAGAATATCACGCTTTGTTACTGGAGTGGTGGTAGTAGTCTCAGGCTTGGAGCAGAAATCTCGTGTAGCTCCACTAAAACAACACACTCTACCCAGGCTGGAGCTCATGGCCGCAGTCATAGCAGCTCGCCTAAGTTCCTTTGTGGTGGACTCACTCACCCACAACACCGTCATTCACTAATGGTCAGATCCCCTATTTAAGCAGCATCAGGACAAGTCAAATTCATCAGATGATGGTGACCAGACACTACAAACCCAAAGTGGAGAGAAGACCTGCTCGTAAAGCGGCAATCCGGGGGAGACAAGTAAAAGAATGGACACAAACCTtaggtgccccccccccccccccgaggATGTTGAGAACTAGTAACTATgacatcaatataattattattagataTTATGTAATGTGATATCACATGTATGTTCTTGTTAGTGCGCTTCATGATAACTGAGAACACAATTGTAGTTCGCGAGTGGAGTAGTCCATACCAAATCGTTCATAGCGGAACCTAGCTAGTGCTTCGAACTATCTATCACAGCAACATCTATGTAGAGACAGCTCACGTGAACTAAGGACTTCCTGAACTGCATTAATTAGTACTTTGGACACTGATTGTGTTGTATGATTTTGTGTATTGACTATTGTGGTCAGCCTGAAGATTCCGCCATTTTGGCCAGGTGACCCACAGATATGGTTTTGTCAAGTAGAGGCTCAGTTTTCTATCGTGGAATCAACCAACAGAGAACAATGTTTGATTACATCGTAGAATCACTTTCGCCTAAAGTCGCCACTGAAGTACTTGATTTGCTACTGAATTTACCTATGATAAATCCATTAACCGTGTTGAAAGAGCAACTTATTAAGCGTACGGCAGCATCAGAGCAATGCTGGATGCAACAGTTACTCAGCTTGGAGGACCTTGGAGACTGTAAGCCCACGCAAGTGTTACGTAGAATGCAGCAATTACTCGGAGATACACCTGGACTCATTGATAGTTCTTTTCTCCGCGAATTATTCCTGCAATACCTTCCAGCTAATGTGCGAATGGTCCTCGCCAATGCTAGTGATACTGTTCCACTCAATGAATTAGCCCAACTGGCTGATAGAATTGTGGAGGTAGCCACTCCTTCTGTCTCTGCAGTCAAGGTATCCCCAAACATCAATGAACTGGAAAAACTTCATCAAGATGTTGCTGAACTCAAACAGTTACTAACCTCACAGCATGGCGGTCGTTATTGCTCACCCAGCCCAGCTCCTCGCCAATCCTCTGGTGATAACATATGTTTGGAAACAAAGCACAGAAATGTAGACCACCTTGCACCTATTCGGGAAACAGCTCGGCCGGTCACTAGTGGTGACGAGTGCCGGCCCACAACCAAGTCACCTATTTTATGTTGTTGACAGTTCTTCAGGCTTACACTTTCTAGTGGATACAGGAGCAGAAGTCAGTGTCATTCCGCCGTCAAACACTGAACGCCGACATCCACAGGCTGGTTTTTTCCTACAAGCAGTTAACAACATTACGACTTACGGTTACCAATCACTCACCCTAGATTTAGGATTACAGTGAACATTCAGATGGATTTTTATTGTTGCTAATGTCAAGAACCCAATACTGGGTGAGATTTTTTTGCGAAACTACAGTTTACTTGTTGACCTGAAGCACCATAGACTTTCTGATGGCTTGACATTACTGAAAGTCCAAGTCAGGATTCATCACCAAGTCCTACAGTTTTCTCTACCCAACCTACTAACGAATTTCAGGATTCATCGCCAAGTCCTACAGTTTTCTCTACCCAACCCACTAACGAATTTGAAGCCATTCTTTCTGCATTTCCTATGGTAACGCAACCTTGCAATGGAGACTGTCCATCAAGCATGATGTCACCCATCACATCATGACCACTGGACCACCAGTCAGTGCACGTCCTAGGAGACTTTCCCCAGAGAAGCTCAAGATTGCTCGCCAAGAGTTCGAACACATGTTACAAGATGGCGTAGTTCGCCCATCTTCAAGCAGTTGGTCTTCACCCTTACATATGGTCCCCAAAAGTTGAATTTCTTCGGATGCCTTTCGATTACATCTGACCAGATtcgcgaaaaggggtcttccacacacatccatttcaATAGAAGACCATGTTCAAAAATCACAAAGACCTGAAATTTTCTGCATTCATTAACCTATATTGGTACTCGCTATACTGACCATCGATACATAGCTCTTACTAATCGTAAGTTATGAATTGTCTAAGTTGGTAAATTGCATGTGTCAGGAAGACCCCTCTttgtaaatccagtcacatatatttcaAAGGTACAATGGTACAGGATGAATACTTCAGGTTGATGTTACAATGGGATTATCCTGGGATGTACCACCTCCTACCAAATTGTACAATGGTACAGGATGGACACATGGGATTAAACCCTACTTGGTGGTATAATGGGATCATTCCGAGATGTCTCACCTGTACCAAATCGTACAATGGTACAGGATGGGAACTTGGAATTAAACCCCTCTTGGTggtacaatgggattatccCGGGATGTCCCACCTataccaaatggtacaatggtacaGGATGGACACATGGGAATAAACCCCACTTGGTggtacaatgggattatccCAGGATGGACACTTGGGATAAACCCCTGTTGTTggtacaatgggattatccCAGGATGTCGATGGAAACTTTAGTACAATGGGATTATCCCGGGATGTCGATGGACAGTTTAGTACAATGGGATTATCCCGGGCTATAAGAAACAAATACaagaaaaaaatttggaattttcaactagagtagggccataacaattggaattttcaactagagccaTAACAATTGTTGTATAGCATTACAGATGCTTGAATATAATCTTGAAGTGACTGTTCCTGTTGGTCTCCTAATCCAGAGTTTAGCAAGGAAAAGACTTATTCTACAGCTGCTGAGGATGGCTGCACAAGTCAATTTTTTTACTACAGTACACCAGTTTGGCAGACTTGTTTCCTGACTTTTCCACCATGACAGTTTGCCAACTGTGTCATCAAGATCCTCAACCTTAGCAAGACAAGCCGGAAGCTCAGCCTTCAAGTTGCATATTTCTTCAGTAGAAAGAAATGGAAAGGATTTTAAAAGATCTACTGATGAAGCATCAGGGTTAAGATTCCTTATCATTGTTGGGTTTGGCAACTGTGAAGCTTTAAAAGCCATTAAGGGAATTTTCAAGCTAGTATTAAGCTGTAGATTAAAATATTCTAAAACTGGCTGAAGATGGTGTAACTAATGCACATCTACAAAAGATGAAGAGACTAGGCCTGGTGTGTGGACCAATGTCACTGTTTTGATCAGAAATGATTTTATGCCTCTAAATTGTAGCAATAACTGTTGCATGACCTCCCAATTGCTCCACCATCTAGTATGGTTTTACATTGCAATAGCTTTGCCAGTTTGTTCTTTTCACAAACACTTTGTTTTAGTGCTATGTGAAAACAGTGTCAACCATGCACTAACAAATTCAGTAAGATTTGAAAGTTTAAAGTGATCACCCACTGGCAATGCTGCAGAACAATAAAAATTTGCTGCAAGAAGAGATAGAGTTCTGGCTAATATTGTTTTGTTTGTGGATACTTCGCTCCTGTATCTCATAAGTGATCCAACTGATCCTGTTGTTGTTTGGGGGAAGGTAGCAGGACACTTTGAGAAGAAAACTTGGGCAACAATGCCGCAAACAGTGATGTGTGTGGAAAAATGAATGAGAAATCACTAGGTGGTGCGGAATATTTTCTGACGTTTCTTGATGATAAGACACAATATGTGTGAGTATATTGTCTACAGTGTAAAGACCAGGTATTTGAAAAATTTTGTGGATGGCAAGTAATGGTAAAGAGATCCACTAGTCAAACGTTGAAAGCTATATGCACAGACAATAGAGGAGAGCTTACCTCCACTGAGTTTGAAGCACACCTACGAGCAGAAGGAGTAAAACATGAACTTACAATACCGAAAAACCCAGAACAAAATGGTGTGGCTGAACGTATGAACAGAACCCTTGTTGAGACCGTTAGGTCAATGCTGTCTTGTACCAACTTACCACACAAAGTTTGGGGTGAAGCTCTCTCCACTGAAGCTTATCTGCGTAACCGAAGCCTTACCAAAGCAGTAAAAGGGCAGACCCCATATGTGGCCTGGACTGGGAAAAAACCCAAAGTTGATCACCTGAGAATTTTAGGGTGCCAAACTTTTGTATATGTTCCTAAAGATGAGAGAATGAAACTAGATTCAAAATCTAAGAAGTGTTTTCTGTATTCAAGCCTTTTTGTACAAGTATCGCTGGTTTTCTAAAGCGACTATAATTCTACCATTATTGGCAGCGATTTACGAGATTTagcaaactgcagtatgttatattaacagtgcttacaaaaaatAGGTTAACAGCTTAGCTAAATGATCGTTGTTCAGCTTAGACGATTGTACAACAcattcttgcagtgggcattaaatagatcCGTCAAGCAAATGTTTTCTAGTGTGTCTATAGCAGAAGCGAACTAatttctagcacaattctagttattgtgtgaaagttggaaacagtgcacaatctgtttaaAACGAGATTTTAACTTGGCGCACGCCCCTATTggttccattccggctttcattAGTACCCTTTCACCAccaattattcccaaaattatgccggcataatagacgTATGCCTACATCTGGTCCAGTTGAACTTTGCAATAGTATGTTTTTATGCCAAACCACACAGCTGCAACAGTTTATTGACgacataaatgcaaatatagaaTGCTACACACAAGAGTGCACTGGAAAACTTATGTAAACTTGACTTGGTAGGTATGCAGTGATTAATTTTAAGTGTGGTAGTTATAGTGAGTGATTGGTTGATTTAACAAGCTCTGTTAATGTTGAATTTTTCATTGCCTGGCTTGCATTTTGGTTGTACAAGTTACTCTTATAGCCAGTGTCGCAAACGAAGAAGAACGGACGAATTGCAACCGCTGATCATTTCTCTCAAGTGATTTTATGATTTGAAAAGACATATTTATACAACAAATATTGTGACGTAATTTCcattattatgtaataatataatatgatgtaataataataatgataaaatCATTCAGTTCATGACACTCCCAGGGGAGACGCAAAAGAAGACTCCAGTAATTTCATCATCATCACGTAATAGTCTAGATATTCTGTTTCTTGCTTCAACAGCTGCAGCTCTCTTTATTGGGGTTGATAAATCTTCTACGTTACTGTCAGATAATTCTTCCTTGTTAGGGGTGATTGATTTAATTTTAAGGGGATATAAAAAATTAATCGATCTTTCTAAAATGTTCTTGTTGGGTAACTTGACTTTTGCTGTTTGAATTTGAGAGTCTCTGCCTCGAATCAACTCAGCACATAAACCGATATTCTTAACAATTTTCTTAAAGAAGAACAATTCAGTATGTTTGAGCCAAACAAAAACACTTTGTCAGTTCTATTAATTCCAGCCACACCAATAACTTCAACACTAGGTTTGGATTTTCTTGCTTCCTCCAAGCTTTCTGATGTAATTTCAGGTAAGTTCCAAGCCGGTCATAATTGATTGTCTCCCAACCATGGACATTTGTCAATCTCACCAACTGATAATCCACGGGTTGCCAAATCAGCTGGATTATCATTTGAagcaataaaatgaattttgaatTCTCTGTTTAGTTTGATTTCCTTCAGTCAGTTCTCAACAAACACTGACAATTGTTTTGGTGTTTTTAACCAATGTAGCACACACTGGGAGTCAGTCCAAATTATCCTCTCAGATATAGCCATTCTTAGTTCAGCAGCAACAAAATTTGCAGCTCTAGTACCAATCAAAACAGCTAATAACTCAAGACGAGGTATAGTAAATTTCTTTAACTTCTTAGACTTTCCTGTTGGAACAAGTCGTACCTTTGAGAATATAAGGTTTGTTTGAATATTACTACCATCTACAATTCTCAAATAAACCGTTGTAGCATAGCAAACCATAGACGCATCACAAAATACCAATTACTGACAAACTCCTCCATTCTGATTACCCACAAACCAGGGAATGCTTAAACAAGGGATAGAGGTAAGCACACTAAGAACTCGATTCCAATCCTTAACAAGATTATCAGGTAAGGGATCATCCCATGATATGTCTAACTTCCACAACGTTTGTAAGAATACTCTACCATAGTATGTAACAGGGGTGATAAGCCCAAGTGGGTCAAATATCCCTGCAACAGTATGTAAGACATCTCTTTTTGTCACAAAATTACTAGATGGTGCCTTACCCACTCCTGACATATGTAGTACATCACTTATCTTATTCCACTTTAATCCAAACACCTTTAGTTCATCACTCACAGCATTTACCCGTTCCTCAACTGGCAGTCCATTCAAGAATTCATTGGAATTAGAATTCCATTCTCTAAGATTCATGGAGGCTCTCCTAAATATCGACTTTGCTTCCTGATACACAATAAAGGCTTCTTCACTAGATTTAATCCCGATTAACAAATTGTCTACATAAATATTGTTCATTATCTTCATAGCAAGTGGTGTCCCCTCTTTCTGTAAATGATACTTCAATGTAGC is a window encoding:
- the LOC136244822 gene encoding uncharacterized protein; translation: MVLSSRGSVFYRGINQQRTMFDYIVESLSPKVATEVLDLLLNLPMINPLTVLKEQLIKRTAASEQCWMQQLLSLEDLGDCKPTQVLRRMQQLLGDTPGLIDSSFLRELFLQYLPANVRMVLANASDTVPLNELAQLADRIVEVATPSVSAVKVSPNINELEKLHQDVAELKQLLTSQHGGRYCSPSPAPRQSSGDNICLETKHRNVDHLAPIRETARPVTSGDECRPTTKSPILCC